One Methylosarcina fibrata AML-C10 DNA segment encodes these proteins:
- a CDS encoding ABC transporter ATP-binding protein translates to MTTAIKVENLGKKYRIGHKNTAPYATLREAIGQNALSLIKRLRHPRQYRHKTAELEAFWALRDINFEIEQGERVGIIGRNGAGKSTLLKILSRITAPTTGQAVIHGRVASLLEVGTGFHPELTGRENIFLNGAILGMRKAEIKSKFDEIVAFAEVEKFLDTPVKRYSSGMYVRLAFAVAAHLEPEILIVDEVLAVGDAQFQKKCLGKMEEAGTEGRTVLFVSHNMAAVKALCERAIYLNEGMIVMDDKVNKVIQYYMEGDNLESYFYQSHKFPEHPHITNICISQELVPKRIFEIDKPIKITFELDSRNNNDLEIGITISNSWGVCVHHSSSAFANVDDNFSNRLKRNCIIPAYGLAPGKYWVNYSLFKRNYQLYEKKEKILSIEVIFTGTLSDKTAASDWKGTCGPGLLVWE, encoded by the coding sequence ATGACGACCGCGATTAAAGTCGAAAACCTGGGTAAAAAATATCGGATCGGGCATAAAAACACAGCGCCCTACGCCACTCTTCGCGAAGCCATCGGCCAGAATGCGCTGTCCTTGATCAAGCGCCTCCGCCACCCTCGGCAATACCGGCATAAAACCGCCGAACTCGAAGCATTCTGGGCGCTGCGGGATATCAATTTCGAAATCGAACAGGGCGAACGAGTCGGCATCATCGGCCGCAACGGAGCCGGCAAATCCACTCTATTGAAAATCCTGAGCCGGATCACGGCTCCGACAACCGGGCAAGCGGTCATTCACGGCCGCGTGGCCAGTCTGCTCGAAGTCGGCACCGGATTTCACCCGGAATTGACCGGCCGGGAAAACATTTTCCTGAACGGCGCCATTCTGGGCATGAGAAAAGCCGAGATCAAAAGCAAGTTTGATGAAATCGTCGCTTTCGCCGAAGTCGAAAAATTTCTGGATACCCCGGTCAAACGCTATTCCAGCGGCATGTACGTCCGCCTCGCCTTCGCCGTCGCCGCGCATCTGGAGCCGGAAATATTGATCGTCGACGAGGTGTTGGCGGTGGGGGATGCGCAGTTTCAGAAGAAATGTTTGGGGAAGATGGAAGAAGCGGGAACGGAAGGGAGAACGGTTTTGTTTGTGAGTCACAATATGGCTGCTGTAAAAGCTTTGTGCGAAAGAGCGATATATTTGAATGAAGGAATGATTGTAATGGATGATAAAGTTAATAAAGTGATTCAGTATTATATGGAAGGAGATAACCTAGAGTCATATTTCTATCAATCACATAAATTTCCCGAGCATCCCCATATAACAAACATTTGCATTTCTCAAGAATTAGTGCCAAAAAGAATTTTTGAAATAGATAAGCCGATTAAAATTACCTTTGAATTGGATAGCCGAAATAATAATGATTTGGAAATTGGCATTACAATTTCAAATTCATGGGGAGTATGTGTGCATCATTCTTCAAGCGCATTTGCAAATGTGGATGATAATTTTAGCAATAGGCTCAAAAGAAATTGCATTATCCCTGCTTATGGATTAGCTCCAGGAAAATATTGGGTAAACTATTCACTATTTAAGAGAAACTATCAATTATATGAAAAGAAGGAAAAAATATTATCTATCGAAGTTATATTCACTGGCACACTTTCTGATAAAACTGCTGCATCTGACTGGAAAGGTACATGTGGTCCAGGATTACTCGTATGGGAGTAA
- a CDS encoding ABC transporter permease, with amino-acid sequence MQSPLIITPEKSIRFLFKELWEYRDLLFFLAWRDFKVRYKQTVFGMLWAVLRPLLTMIVFTVVFGHLAKLPSEGITPYPILVFAGMLPWYFFAGTLGESANAVVGNAAMISKVYFPRIIVPTAPVFVNLIDFLISFVLLIGLMIWYRFLPSPYFVLLPLFLLQAGITALGLGFLIAALNVKYRDFRIVVPFLVQMGLYVSPIGYSSGVIPDQWRLVYAANPMVGVIDGFRWMINGGETPLYLPGLYLSAGVSVLLFMIGLSYFLKSERQFADTI; translated from the coding sequence ATGCAGTCTCCACTCATCATCACGCCGGAAAAATCGATCCGCTTCTTGTTCAAGGAACTTTGGGAATACCGCGATTTGTTATTTTTCCTGGCCTGGCGCGACTTCAAAGTCCGTTACAAGCAGACCGTATTCGGAATGCTCTGGGCGGTGCTGCGCCCCTTGCTGACCATGATCGTCTTTACCGTCGTGTTCGGCCACCTGGCCAAACTGCCCAGCGAAGGCATCACCCCCTACCCCATCCTGGTCTTTGCAGGCATGCTGCCCTGGTATTTTTTCGCCGGCACGCTCGGCGAAAGCGCCAATGCCGTCGTGGGCAACGCCGCCATGATCAGTAAAGTGTATTTTCCCAGAATCATCGTTCCGACCGCTCCCGTTTTCGTCAACCTGATCGATTTTCTAATTTCCTTCGTTCTCCTGATCGGCCTGATGATCTGGTACCGGTTTCTGCCCAGCCCCTACTTCGTGCTGCTGCCGCTGTTCCTGTTGCAGGCCGGGATCACCGCGCTGGGCCTGGGTTTTCTCATTGCCGCGCTGAACGTTAAATACCGCGATTTCCGGATCGTGGTCCCCTTCCTTGTCCAGATGGGCTTGTACGTCTCGCCCATCGGTTACAGTAGCGGGGTCATTCCGGATCAATGGCGCCTTGTGTATGCGGCGAATCCGATGGTCGGCGTCATCGACGGCTTTCGATGGATGATCAACGGCGGCGAAACGCCGCTTTATCTGCCCGGCCTGTACTTGTCGGCCGGCGTTTCCGTACTTTTGTTCATGATCGGTTTAAGCTACTTCCTGAAATCCGAACGGCAATTCGCCGATACCATTTAA